Proteins encoded together in one Buteo buteo unplaced genomic scaffold, bButBut1.hap1.1 HAP1_SCAFFOLD_430, whole genome shotgun sequence window:
- the LOC142028469 gene encoding olfactory receptor 14C36-like has product MKEMPKDISFSVAKGGNITVCFSLFPSRFPWSPRDIWREPRGGRESAALGWSSAAELGWAPGLEGAHVLHTQRQQMSNSSSITMFLLLAFADTRQLQLLHFWLFLGIYLAAILASGLIITTVACDHHLHTPMYFFLLNLSLLDLGTISTTVPKAMANSLWDTRAISYAGCAAQVFLFAFLMSAEYFLLTVMAYDRYVAICKPLHYGTLLGSRACVHMAAAAWGSGLLYAVLHTANTFSVPLCRGNAVDQFFCEIPHILKLACSDAYLREVGVLVVGVCFGFGCFVFIVLSYVQIFRAVLRVASEQGRHKAFSTCLPHLTVVSLFISTATFAYLKPPSISSPSLDLLVAVLYSVVPPALNPVIYSMRNREIKDALRKLITECF; this is encoded by the exons ATGAAAGAAATGCCAAAGGACATAAGTTTCTCTGTAGCTAAGGGAGGCAACATCACTGtttgcttcagcctgtttcccagcaggttcccctggagccccagggacatctggagggagcccagagggggcagagaaagtgctgccttgggctggtcctctgctgctgagctgggctgggctcctgggctggagggagctcatg TGCTCCAcacccagaggcagcagatgtccaacagcagctccatcaccatgttcctcctcctggcatttgcagacacgcgacagctgcagctcttgcacttctggctcttcctgggcatctacctggctgccaTCCTGGCCAGCGGCCTCATCATCACCACTGTAGCCTGTGACCACCACCTCCACacacccatgtacttcttcctcctcaacctctccctccttgacCTGGGcaccatctccaccactgtccccaaagCCATGGCCAACTCCCTCTGGGACACCAGGGCCATCTCCTATGCAGGATGTGCTGCCCAGGtctttctgtttgcctttttgatgtcagcagagtattttcttctcactgtcatggcctacgaccgctacgttgccatctgcaaacccctgcactacgggaccctcctgggcagcagagcttgtgtccacatggcagcagctgcctggggcagtgggttgCTCTATGCCgtgctgcacactgccaatacattttcagtaCCCCTCTGCCGAGGCAATGCTgtggaccagttcttctgtgaaatcccccacATCCTCAAGCTCGCCTGCTCAGATGcctacctcagggaagttgggGTACTTGTAGTCGGtgtctgttttggatttgggtgttttgttttcattgtgctgtcctatgttcagatcttcagggctgtgctgagggtcgcctctgagcagggacggcacaaagccttttccacctgcctccctcacctCACCGTGGTCTCCTTGTTTATCAGCACTGCCACGTTTGCCTACCTGAAgcctccctccatctcctccccatccctggacctgctggtggcAGTTCTGTACTCAGTGGTGCCTCCAGCCTTGAACCCCGTCATCTACAGCATGAGAAACCGTGAGATCAAGGATGCCCTGAGAAAACTAATCACTGAATGCTTTTGA
- the LOC142028468 gene encoding olfactory receptor 14J1-like yields MSNSSSITQFLLLAFADMRELQLLHFWLFLAIYLAALLANGLIITAVACDHRLHTPMYFFLLNLSLLDLGTISTTVPKAMANSLWDTRAISYLGCAAQVFLFIFLMSAEYFLLTVMAYDRYVAICKPLHYGTLLGSRACVHMAAGAWGSGFLSAVLHTANTFSLPLCRGNAVDQFFCEIPQIIKLACSDAYLRETGVLAVCISFAFGCFVFIVLSYGQIFRAVLRIPSEQGRHKAFSTCLPHLAVVSLFISTAMFAYLKPPSISSPSLDLLVAVLYSVVPPALNPLIYSMRNHEIKDALRKLITGYCSEEMNCMLSSA; encoded by the coding sequence atgtccaacagcagctccatcacccagttcctcctcctggcatttgcagacatgcgggagctgcagctcttgcacttctggctcttcctggccatctacctggctgccctcctggccAATGGCCTCATCATCACCGCTGTAGCCTGTGACCACCGCCTGCACacacccatgtacttcttcctcctcaacctctccctccttgacCTGGGcaccatctccaccactgtccccaaagCCATGGCCAACTCCCTCTGGGACACCAGGGCCATCTCCTACTTGGGATGTGCTGCACAGGTCTTTCTGTTCATCTTTTTGATGtcagcagagtattttcttctcactgtcatggcctacgaccgctacgttgccatctgcaaacccctgcactatgggaccctcctgggcagcagagcttgtgtccacatggcagcaggggcctggggcagtgggtttctcagtgctgtgctgcacactgccaatacattttcactacccCTCTGCCGAGGCAATGCTGTGGACCAGTTCTTCTGCGAAATTCCCCAAATCATCAAGCTCGCCTGCTCAGATGCCTACCTCAGGGAAACTGGGGTTCTTGCAGTTTGTATCTCTTTTgcatttgggtgttttgttttcattgtgctgtcctatgggcagatcttcagggctgtgctgaggatcccctctgagcagggacggcacaaagccttttccacctgcctccctcacctggctGTGGTCTCCTTGTTTATAAGCACTGCCATGTTTGcctacctgaagcccccctccatctcctccccatccctggacctgctggtggcagttctgtactcagtggtgcctccagccttgaaccccctcatctacagcatgagaAACCATGAGATCAAGGATGCCCTGAGAAAACTAATCACTGGATactgttcagaagaaatgaaCTGCATGTTGTCTTCTGCATAG